ttgatctagttacatgtacattccttttatggaatataggatcgatggatgtaaattttattttatgttcgatctagtttacatgtacattccttcgaggaatataggatcgaaaaatgtaaaattctatttatgtcgcggatcgaatcttgcaaggcgtggaaccttttgaggaccagaggcgcagcggaacaaggagcaagatggatgcgacaactagacatGGTGGCGGtggcaaaagatggcagcagctagggttggcgacacacggaggacagcaatagataaaagccataatagttgaaaattagtttttctatttattgctttttatgctgtgttgtgtgcgcttgttagtatgcatgctaagtaggctagcatagtcaaaattcctcactttaaataactaagtgggagagagatttatttttaaataaattccacgatctccattactggtttataagtgatgcaacaagtttgcgcgttggctctgagtgccttcctccatatcggatgagcttgtttgcggatcactagcttaaacttccattttggatgactataggaagttaattaagagcgtgtgatcttccccatcggaaggggcataatcttattaatggacttagtgtcaagtaatggtatacacttaggcacatctaatagtatcttcctcatcggagtcactgctattatttgtgtgaccgaagaaaaccaactattaatttgtcaaataaataggttgacaagataataaaagactcctcttacaaatgtttgattttgtatacgtccacactatcgtggcatacaaaattcacggtgtttgaggaaattttattttgttataaagatttattgacaagataattaatgggtaaaaccctcctcttacaaatgtttaaattttgtatacgtccacactatcgtgacatgcaaaattcacggtgtttgaggtgttggtgaatttaaataatattatttgaggaatcaatgttattttaaattcaaaagttttgaccaaatatttgatcaaagacagatcaagtattaattttattcgtcataaagtaaagttgacgagataataaaattaatggataaaatctcctctttgattttgtatacgtccacactatcgtggcatacaaaattcatggggattttaaagaattgatcttgaccaaatatttttgtgattcttaggatttaaaatgtttgtcaatcccctagttgttatactatagaaaagacttagtagtccaaattgtaatgattggaaatatgacttggacattaaggttgactgtcttcttagaactaagaacaatataggtgtatttaattcattagttgaaacatgtttagtggtgttatctaccagaacctggagtgtggatacagatgccattaatcatgtctgcaattcattgcagggttccaggaaacccgacaactaaatgaaaataaaaacaccatccacatgggcattactgtaaaagtagcagctgttgcagtgggagaggtttattctctaataggaataaaatatggattattagaaattatctttacatactaagtttagaaagaacctaatttcagtttctaaactattatagaatagatattgtgtttattttgataacaaagttgttatcaagaaaaatagggaagttatctattctggtatgttggttggcaatttataattcaataactcccacgatgcaacaaatgaaaattagtaacacatcttctaactttaagagaaagcaaccttcggaaatgaaccaattatatctttggcatctaaagctaggttatattaacttaagtatgattcattggtagctgatgaacttttaggttcattagtagtggaaatctttccaacctgcgagtcttacttggaaggaaaaataaccaagaagcttttaagtctaaggggtatagagccaaagatatgttggaattggttcattctgatttgtgtgatcctatgactatccaggcaagaggtagtatcgaatatttcatctattttatagataactattcaagatacaaatacatttacttaatgtgccgcaagactaagtactttgattagttcaaagagtacaaggctgatgcggagaaacgtcaaagtaaaagtatcaagacactacggtgagatcgtagtggcaagtacctcttgggagaatttaggagtcacttatcaaaagtagggattcaatccaaactaactgcaccttgtACACCCCTACTGAATGGTGTaaaaaaaaggaaggtataggactcttatggaaataagtagattgatgatgaattatttggaaaattaccaaattcattttaaggatatactctagaaacagaagtgaacatagtaccttccaaagtcagaactctctacccatatagaattgctaaataggcataagcctattttgaagcatattcggattcgggtagtccagcacatatgctgaagagagacaatgataagttggacaggaattcacttgtttgtaagttatcctagagaaatgaaagtaggtttatagtctttaaaatcagaaggtcattgttagcatcaatgatcgatttttagaaaaggactatgtaataaaccacaagcccataagtaaatttgttcttaaagaaattataaaggacatgtctaatctagtaccaactgtacaagatgaaatatcacaagaaactgcaacacgtatcacaattgatacacaattatagacagtacatcatcgtagtgggaggggttgtcaaacaaccaaaaggatttatgttttgggaaagtttttggacttgatcccaaatgaacatgagtctgatcccggaaatatgatgaagcactccaaaataaagatgcatcatcttggcaaagagcaatgaatacagaattagaatataagtattctaatcaaatctggaagcttgtagaaccaccagatggtgtaaaaaccattgggtgaaaatatgtctacaataggaaaagatggatagacaggaaggtggaaactttcaaagcaaggcttgatgaaaaaggaaactttttcactggtagtcatgcttaagtctatccggattcttttatctatttagcaagtggatgccaagacagcattccttaatggaagtcttgaagaaagcatccatacaaaacaaccagtaagggttcattgcaaagggcaaagagcattttgtgtgcaagctcaatcagtctatggactgaggcaaagcttcaaggtcttgaaacatccggtttatcaaaggaatcctgtcctatggatttatttagtaaccggataagtcttgtgtatacaaaaggtgtgatggaaacatggtgatatttcttgtactatacgtagataacatttttggtagttggaaacaatatcaaaatgttgtcagaagtaagggtatggttgtccaaacaattcgatatgaaggacttaggagaatgaatatattcttgggatcaaagtaataagggatcgcaagaaaagaatattttaattatcccaagcttcatatatcggaaaaaaaaaaatccttgctcattttaagcatgcaaaactccaagaaaggtttcttacctttttagcatggagtaactttatctaaagaaatgtctccgtagacatcaaaggagataaaggacataaaggcagttccttatgcttcggctgtgggaagcctaatgcatgcaatgctgtgtacgagactggatatctattttgccgtgagcATAGTTAttagatatcaaagcaactctggacaaggacattgatctgcgttaaagcatatattgaagtaccttagaggcactagagattacatgctagcttataaggcagataatttgtttcctgagggttgcatggattttgacttccaatcagatagggacaataataagtcaacctcggggttttgtgtttactttaggaggaaaagtcataactatggaagagtgataagcataggtgtttttctggactccaccatagaagctgagtatatggcaagcctctgaagTAGCCATAAAAgataaatgactcaataacctcaagatggacttagatatgatttctggtttgtccaaagattattacaattcattgtaataatagtggtgcagtagcaaactcgaagaaaccataagtctataaggcaagtaaacgcaatagagcgcaagtatcacccaatacgagaaatcatataaacgagaagaagttgttgctgcctagattgcatcaagtgataacctagaatattctttcactaaagcccttaaggcaagagcttttgatggacatgttgaaggtttgggaatcagatgtatggtagcagttatggcagcttagtcttttagtataagtgggagattgttagaatgtatactaaaagcatagcttttggtataaacatttatctagaaataagaatcacattggtcaaatgtctacatttatgataaatgtagttgttcaattaatattgtagataacatggtgtgtggtgtcacacacagaagatcatgttatcagtaccttataaattataaatagtagctcacgaccaagatggaaaggaacaaaccattggaaggtcgtagtgtaattaggtattagtttatcttaactatataattacactagtacacttagagtgtattgagtaggaccattagaggtcatttcttttatactgactttataaaggaacaaagacctcagttattatggaagtgtgtgctcttaatcccaatataataacaagcacatatatttgatatttatttctttaatttatcaatgggtgagatttagttcgataaatcaataagcccgataagttgggaaatgatatcacttatagtgtgtgttgttgattatagaaggaaactgtgtcctagtaatctaggttgagaatgtccccaagaggagctcataaggattgtcatgttaaatcctgcaggtggacttagtccgacatgacaatgaggttgagtgatactactcttggactaagatattaattaaatgagttgtcagtaactcacttaattagtggacattcgacatcttaaacacagggagactaacacactcatataagaaggagcccaaaatgtaatttggggttggtgcggtagttcaataatagttctctagtggaatgaattattattgataaaattaagttatgtgttcggggcgaacacgggatgcttaattttatcgggagaccaaaaccaattcctcctctcggtccctatcgtagcctcttaattatagagtactatactcacctatacccaccttcttacccatcctgtaggggccggccaagctagcttggagaccaagctagggccggtcatggctaggttcatgggtgaattcatgtggccgaccctagcttgaactcaagcttaggtggccggccctattaaaataaaaaggaattttaattttaaaaattttcttatgtggataacatgatttaaaagagagtttaaaattttaaatctttcctttttataagattctacaaaagattaagagaagagctaaatctctttccttatttctagattaaaaggttgattttaattttggtaaaaactttccttttaatcatgttcatgatttaaaagaaagtttaaaaattaaaaattctcttttattagtttctacaaaagattaagaaaagatttaatatctttccttatttgtagattgaaaggagattttaatttttagagataactttcctttttagaaattatccacatgtttaaaagaaagtttttaatttataaaatttccttcttattaaccaatcatgaagggataaaaattattggagaaatttttataaatttccggaagcaaataaggaagttttaatttgtgtttaaaattttatttgcttggagatattaatgtggccggccattgaaattgagaaaataattttgattttaattaattaaaatttttccttttcatggcaaaagaattaaggaagtttttatttaaatttccttatttgccaagaccaaggattataaaagagggggtagaggtgccttcatggcgaacgactctattattttctcctctctttttctccttgggtgtggtcggccccttctctttctttcttctccatcttgtggccgaacctcttcatgctcttggagttttaattggtggccggattctagcttggagaagaaggagagaaagcttgcatcccttggagcttggttggtggaaaaagttcttcatcctttggaagtttttgctttgccgaaacttgaaggaagaagaagaaggtgctaggtggttctcgtctcggaagatcattgtccacacaatgtccgagattagaacaggaatacggtagaagatcaagaggtcattgtcttcaaagaaaggtaaaactagtaattgtttccgcatcatactagttttgtttttttttgtaaaaataccaaatacaagaggcatgcgattctagtatttcgaatttgttttcgatgttgtgtttttttagtttttcttttccttgtgatttgattgttcttttcggttgacctaaagttatttaaggaaattaaatattagttttccttaaaaggctttgtctagtcggtggtggttgttcccatatccaagaaggccatgtgcctcgccacgtcagtactggaagccaattttggaaattaatatttaatataattaataacttaggtgatttggatcgaaagtgttaagttccgcaggagatccaagtcaaaacctaaaagaacaaatagactaaactttggatcaaacgtgttaagttccgcaggcgatccaagtttaatttaaaagaacacatggtagctaggaaaatgttcagacctttgtacaaaatttttgtacagtggaaccattagattttccgagtagcaaccaacaatatgttTCTTGGGTTGCAGTTGTGCATTCCAAATTGACCTCTAAAGCAGCAGATTATGAGCGAACTTTATAATGAGGGGCACTTTGCACATGATAAGACGTTGGCCCTCATCTCTACCAATTTCTATTGGCCCAAGTTGACTAGCGATATGGCTCACTTTGTTGATCGATGATGTTCTATATGCTAGCGGTCTAAGGGGGGTCTAACCAATGCAGGCTTATATACTCCCTTAGCCATTCCTAAAGCTCCTTGGCTTAATGTCAGCATGGATTTTGTATTGGAATTGTCCCGCACCCAAtgagcctcagactcagttcttGTTGTTGTTGACAGATTTTCAAAGATGGTGCATTTCATAGCTTGTAGGAAGACTATGGATGCTACTCGGATTGCCTATCTTTACTTCAAGGAGATCATGTTTACATGACATTTCTCAATCCATGACTTTAGATTGAGATACCAAATTCATTAGTCACTTCTAGAAGAGCTTATGGGGAAAATTGAGAACACAGTTAAACTTTAGCAATGCTTACCACCCTCGGACAAATGGGCCAACCGAAGTGGTGAATCAGAGTCTAGGTAATTTTTTGAGATACCTTATAGGAATTAAACCAAAGCAATGGGACTTGGCGTTACCTCAAacagagtttgcctacaacagatCAAAAAGCAGGACCATGGGATTGAGtccttttgagattgtctatGACCAAAATCCATCAGGAGTTCTAGACTTAGCCCCTATTCCACGTGTAAGGTGAATTAGTCCTAAAGCAAATGAGATGGCAGAGCATCTTCAAGGTATTCATGAGCAAGTAAAACTAGCAATTATAGAAAGAAATACTAAGTATAAGGCTAGGGTCGATCGTCATCATCGACAGGTACTTTTTGAAATTAGAGATTTTATATGGGTCGTATTGACTCATGATCATTTCCCTGTTGGAGAATATAATAAGCTAAAGGATCGAAAAATTGGATCATGCGAGATACTGCAGAAGATTAACGACAATGTCTAGAGGTTGCATCTTCCTAGTCATCTAAAGACTTTTGATGTCTTCAACATGAAGCACCTAACTCCTTATTCGACAGATGCTAATGAAGTTAATCTGAACTCGAGGGAGACTTCTTTTCAAGCTGGGGAGACTGATGCAGGCCCAACCCATGTTGAAGTCCAATATGAGCCTTCACCTTCAAACAGTCATGACTTTTGACTCGGGATTCGGAATCAGGCTTTGTCTGTCGTCACGCGTACAGATTTTGAAAACATATGTTTGATACTGGTGAAACTATAATCGTCAAATTTTTAGCCCCAAATTCCACCGTTTGAACCCTTTTCAAGGCCTTTTTGCTATTtttgatcatttttatttttggatattTAGGGTAATTTTCATATTTCTGGTATTTTTTATAGAGGATTTATCTTTATTCTTGTCTTAATTTGAGTTAAGATCGTTAAGTTAATTACTTTTCTtttcggataaaattttatttcctttctttacaagattggaaTTAAGATTTGTTAATTataatttctttccttgtttgagTCCTAAGTTGTGGTCTATATAAGAGTCATGTTTAGATGTTGAGGGATCAATCCTCTGcaattaataaaaagttttctttttggaagttcctcttcttatcttcttCTCAATTTTCCTCTTCTCGTCAACCCGCAGGATAATCGCTATTCAGTCCGACGTCACTTGGTCATTTTCTCCATAACTCACATCCTCATagctacctatcttacacaaaatattgttaaataataaattaaccaaaattttggttaccttatcatttaTCTCGGATCTCTTCACTTGCTACTCGGTCCATTTggcatttgctcttcttgaggagctTTCCTTTGTTATTTATTAGGGTTTCAAATTCCTCCattagaataaaatattgatcTATGTCCatcgtaaaaaaaaattctttattcTTGATTTCCATAAGTTGGAACTTCCAACTATGAAGGAAGGAGATGCCTGGAAGTCGTATCCAAATTCATCTCGTGGATCCATTTTGAATTTGAACTCTCTTAATTATGAGTCCTTTGACTTGTTGATATTTAGGGCTTCATTTttaactttttcttcttcctctagttctTGCTCTCTCTGGCTATTAGTCCAAAGAAGAATAGTTTTGTTCTGATACCATATGTTAGCACCAAAAGAATTCATATATTTCTATAAtattatgatattgtccactttggacctaagttcttgtaaatttattttttatctctatccaaaatgtctcataccaatggagatatatctCTTCATCTTTTAAatctataaattttttttcatgtATGTCCAATGTGACACTTTAATTGTATTCCCaacattataaaaatttaatacgTGATTTGGACAATACCGAAACTTAATAATCCGGATAATACCGAAACTTAATAATCCTTACTTTCAATATAACAACTAGCTTGAGTctaattgattattttttatcaaacAGCTAAGATTTAGATTCATTGCAATAATATAATATTCCTCGTCTGAGACCCTTTTAAGATTGCCTCATGTGATCTAGAAAAGATTTCGCCTAGCATAATAACATTTACATTAGGGTGACCCATACTATATTTCGCATATGCTAAGAATCAACCTTATGACCTATCATAGTAATATCACATACAAGTATCATGTGTCAGCCCGTGGAGGCCTATGATTTAGATTCTTGTCGAAACTTAAGTCAATAAAATGTcatgtttttttataaaaatcattAAATGAATATTATTATGTGTCAGCCCATGGAGGCCTATGATTTAGATTCATGTCGAAACTTAAGTcaataaaatatcatgtttttttataaaaatcattAAATGAACATTATTATAACATGATGATAATTATTAATATAGTAGCAAAAGGTTATTATACTTTCCTCAAGTATATGAAGAAAGATAAATGTGCCCAGCGGATAGGAGGAGTTTTTTTCTCCAAAAACACGTGTCTATCGAAAATTAACCTTTTACCCTATTGTAATAAAACTATTATCTTCTAGTCTTCTTGTCAACTCAGCATCCCCGTTGAAACATCCTTACTTTCAATATGGTGACTCACTTTTGAGTCTAGTTAATCATTGTTTATAAAAATACTTGATGACTCTTGAGATTTAAATTCATCCAAATAGAACCAATCCAATCCTAAGATTTATGTttgtttttttagattttaaggCGATCAAGAACTTTTAGCTGGCCAAAAGTATTCGATGATGTTAAAAAGACTTGGAATTCATACTAAACCAGCACTATTTCCTCCTAGATGTCTTTTGATTTTTTCTATAACTCTTAAAATAAcatttataatataattttaatatcatTGATAATACACAGATTTACATTCAGAAGACTCGGAAGCCACTAACTCACCCGAATCGTCCATACTCTCGCTCGCCTGATCTCCTCCCTCGACGACGTCGCCGCCGGTGCTCGAAGCCGACCCCTCCACCAACTCCGCCCTACGACGATCTTCCGACACCCTCCTCttgcttctctccctctcctgtAAATCCTCCGAACGCCGATTCTCAACTCTGTTCCTCCTCGGCCTGAACTTGAAGCAGCAAGCCGACGTGAGGAGAAGCGCGAAGAAGACGTTGAGCGAAGTCAACACAGAGAATGTCCACCTGCATCGGTTCACCAGCTCCTTGGACCAAGGGAGCTGCGATCTCATCAGGAGCTCTGATTCATAAAGCTGTGGCAGATCCCTAGTCCCGGCTTTGGGCTTCAATCTCACTCTGATTGAGCCGCTCCTCTTTGCTCTGCTTTCCTTGTATCTCAGCACCTCCATGCTCATCTCCTGAGTCTCACTGGAAATCCCCAGCAAAAGAGGGATACTCATGAACAACGTCCGCATTAGCCTCACCGGGAAGCTTCGGAATCGGAGCATGCAGGGACGGCTCGATGCTGCGATTATTTCTCCAGTCGAGGAAATTACTTCGGCTTGTACCTTCAACCAATCCAATCCGGTATCAGACGAACatattgaagaagaagaagaagaagaagaagaaacagaggTTATGGGACCTGGAAGACGCCGATCAGGAGATTGTAATCAGACTCAGGCAGCAGGATAAGGAGCGAGACCGTCACTGAGTGTCCCGGCGGCACCGCCCTTCCCGAGTGCCACGTGCCGCCGGCCAGCGCCACGGACGCGGTGGGGTTCGCTTCCTTGTAGTCGAGATGCAGGGGGCGGCGCAGCAACACTGGCTCCTCCGCCCACATCCGAACTAGCGCGACGCCGAGAAGGAGCGAAAAGAACAAGAGGGCTAGCAGGAAAGTCGCCGCGTAGAGGGCTCCGAGGAGGCCGAGGGCGAAGCGGCGGGCGATGGCAGCAGCGCCGCGGACGACGCGGGCGGGGATCTCACGGGTCTGGAAATAGAGATAGAGGAAGGGGGAGACgagggagaggaaggaggaggcgaTGAGCTCGGCTTGGAAGGCGACCAGCTGCGCCAGCCACCCGGCAGGGAGAGTCAGGAGGTCCTCGTCGTCGAACCTGCTGGCGTCTTCAGTCATCGACCGCCGATGGCTTTTGCAGAAGTTGGCATCCATGGCTGATCGGTGGACGGCGGCGGCGGAGTGGTGGCGGAAAGCTAATAAAGGAAAAAATTAACGGCCGGGTGGCTCTTGTGCATGCGGCATGGTTGACAAGTTGCACTGCGGTCTCCTGGAAAATTCGGCACgtgtaagtttttttaaaattataaaaatattctaatttatataaatgatttaatatatatatatttctaaatTTTCTTTACTATTATATATCTTTCCATCAAACAATGTGCCATGGTCGGAGCTCGATCTAATCTGAACTTGGTCTAAACTGATCTGAGCTAAATCTAACTCGATCCGAGCTCTGTCTACCTTGACCCGGGCTCGACTTTGACTTGTTATCCAACTCCTCTTGATTGTCTAGGCACGACTGATTTGGTCGGAACTTGATTTGATCTAATTCGAACTTGCTCTAAACTGATCTGAGCTTGATCTAACTTGACTTGAGCTCTGTCTGCCTTGACCCCAGTTGGTTTGACTAAAACCGAGCTCGACTTTGACTTGTTGTTAAGCTCCTTTTATTGTTGACTTGACTATACTACGTGGTGACGATCATCTCTGCCACATCAATTAGtataaactaaaattttgatgatttaataaatttttttttaaaaccaatcaTCATCTATGCCCATCATCTAGTCTTATGGGATTCTGAGGTGAAAATTTTGATGTTATACGCTACAACTCAACCTGATAAATCCAGAAACATGTTCTTTTTCAGCAAAGCAAAGCCATTTTCAGcgaaaacaaataataataataataataataataataataataataatcccaATGTTTTATCTTTATTCCGGCAGAAGAGGTAGCAATGGATAAATCGAACCAATCAAATTGCCAGTccaatacatttgaagaagcttGATATATCAATTTCTGAATCTGATCAACAAGatgaagcttgagcttgtttggcTTTCATCAGTACAAGTTCTTCTGTCGTGACACCGATAATATCGTTTGCCTGCTTTAGGGGAACAGCACGAATCATTTCATCGCTCTGCAAATGCAAACTTGCCATTTCATTACATAAATAATCATAAAGAGCAACAAAATAGCTCCTACGGATTGGCGCAGTTTATTGTTGCATGGGTATTTACTCTAATAAATTTTGGAGTCAATTCCCATCTGACGTAAAATGCCTCCCCTAACAAAAGGCTACTGTGCATTATGGAGAGGTTGATATTAACCACCATGTCACAAGCAGAAAAGCATTATGCAAAATACAAAATGTTAGTGTGTTTTACTTGATCACCCAAGGAGGTGGATGGGATTGTGATAATGAAAAGAACCAGCGTCCTGGTTCTTTCTCGTAGGAAGCAGAAAAGCATGATGCAAAAGACAAGATGTGAGAGTCTTTTGCTTGATCACCCAAGGAGGTCGATGGGATTGTGATAAGGATAGGAACCAGCGTGTTCTATCTCGTAGGGAACATAAATAGAGAAAAGGATGAAAAAAAGGGAATGAGATGATCACTTGGAGGAATCGACCTCCAATAATGATCACTTCAAGGGGATCAACTTTCAATAACCAAAGTAATTTGATTATTTAATTGAATCACTTCATTGTCTGTCCCTAAAAGAGACACCTTGGTGTAGACAGTATGAAGGCCTAGAAAACTAGAATTACTTCTGCATTAGTAAATGAATTTTCACAAACCAAAATCTATCTAACATGAAGTAAAACTTGAAGTGAATTAGCTAAAAATGAGGCAGATGCAATCAAACTTACTCTTGTAACAATACCAAGTTTCTCCAACTTTCTGATCGCGTCTTCAACTTCAAAATTGCAATTCTTCCCAAACTCCTCTGTAATGAGTTTCTCACAGTGACGATCAAGAGCCTATATTTAGATCATGAAAATTGTGAGGTTAAGAAAATACAAGGATAACAGAGAATGACAAACAAATTAATTCCATgcatttttaaagattttagtaAAAGAAAGAATGTCATACTTCTTTTGTCAATTCCCTTTCCCTCATTAGAATAAAGTAAGAAACTATCACCTCTTTGACCTGCACATTTAGATTTTGAAACTAAGTTTTTCCCAAACTTCACTTGAACTTTGGTCTAATACGATTTATTAATTATAGAACCTACTTCTTGTTGAATCACATCATCACACAAATGTAGGAGTGTAGCTTTGCCAGTGTCAAGTTGTTTGTCAAAcattgatttggtgattaaaT
This window of the Zingiber officinale cultivar Zhangliang chromosome 3B, Zo_v1.1, whole genome shotgun sequence genome carries:
- the LOC122055043 gene encoding seipin-1-like — protein: MDANFCKSHRRSMTEDASRFDDEDLLTLPAGWLAQLVAFQAELIASSFLSLVSPFLYLYFQTREIPARVVRGAAAIARRFALGLLGALYAATFLLALLFFSLLLGVALVRMWAEEPVLLRRPLHLDYKEANPTASVALAGGTWHSGRAVPPGHSVTVSLLILLPESDYNLLIGVFQVQAEVISSTGEIIAASSRPCMLRFRSFPVRLMRTLFMSIPLLLGISSETQEMSMEVLRYKESRAKRSGSIRVRLKPKAGTRDLPQLYESELLMRSQLPWSKELVNRCRWTFSVLTSLNVFFALLLTSACCFKFRPRRNRVENRRSEDLQERERSKRRVSEDRRRAELVEGSASSTGGDVVEGGDQASESMDDSGELVASESSECKSVYYQ